One Priestia aryabhattai DNA segment encodes these proteins:
- a CDS encoding DUF1349 domain-containing protein translates to MSNQLVFFTNFSEGKLDSEVSWFCPPAQFQVDRETNRLVIKTDAKTDFWQRTHYGFEADNGHFLYREVEGDFEIMTKVHTYPVNRYDQAGLMIRVSKDTWIKTSVEYNPDGPNQLGAVVTNQGFSDWSSQNFTQNKSALYFKIQRKNDDYTVCYSSDGDSWTQLRLAHLLNSSKEPVQVGIYACSPQGEGYEAQFDFIKVEKI, encoded by the coding sequence GTGAGTAATCAACTAGTATTTTTCACAAACTTTTCAGAAGGAAAATTAGATTCAGAAGTTTCCTGGTTTTGTCCGCCAGCTCAATTTCAAGTTGATAGAGAAACGAATCGATTAGTGATTAAAACAGACGCTAAAACAGATTTTTGGCAGCGTACTCATTACGGCTTTGAAGCGGACAACGGACACTTTCTTTACCGTGAAGTAGAAGGCGACTTTGAAATTATGACAAAGGTGCATACATATCCGGTTAATCGCTATGATCAAGCAGGTCTCATGATTCGTGTATCAAAAGATACGTGGATTAAAACGTCAGTTGAATACAATCCCGATGGTCCTAACCAATTAGGAGCAGTCGTAACCAACCAGGGTTTCTCAGATTGGTCCAGTCAAAATTTCACTCAAAACAAATCAGCACTTTATTTTAAAATTCAGCGCAAAAATGATGATTACACCGTTTGTTATTCAAGTGATGGAGATTCTTGGACTCAGCTCCGACTCGCTCACTTATTGAACTCATCCAAAGAACCTGTTCAAGTTGGCATTTACGCTTGTAGTCCTCAAGGAGAAGGATATGAAGCCCAATTTGATTTTATAAAAGTAGAAAAAATTTAA
- a CDS encoding Lrp/AsnC family transcriptional regulator has protein sequence MDQIDAQLLSILQKDGRMTISDLSKKLALSRPSVSERLQRLQERGVIQRFSATVSPKALGRDTQLFIQVSELKRKPEEFEDFIEQNEDVLECHRVTGPVSYFIKAAVSGMDGLRMLVDELIPYGNVNTSIILKSPVENRMITPVQKPAP, from the coding sequence ATGGATCAAATCGATGCACAATTATTGTCTATTTTGCAAAAAGACGGACGTATGACAATTAGTGATTTATCAAAAAAGCTGGCTCTTAGCCGTCCAAGCGTATCAGAAAGGCTGCAGCGTCTTCAGGAACGAGGAGTGATCCAACGTTTCAGCGCTACGGTGTCTCCGAAAGCTTTAGGGAGAGATACACAGCTGTTTATTCAAGTAAGTGAATTAAAAAGAAAACCAGAGGAATTTGAAGACTTTATTGAGCAAAATGAAGATGTGCTTGAATGTCATCGTGTAACGGGGCCGGTTTCTTATTTTATCAAAGCAGCCGTGTCTGGAATGGATGGACTTCGAATGCTAGTGGATGAACTGATCCCTTATGGAAATGTGAATACCTCGATTATTTTAAAGTCGCCTGTAGAAAACAGGATGATTACTCCTGTACAAAAACCAGCCCCATGA
- a CDS encoding YitT family protein has product MRKVLWIILGCTIASIGVLILRHSHVVTGGTAGLSLSLSYAFPLSFAVIFFLINIPFYLFSFFQMGWKFTTTTIGSVSLLSLLTSLDHLLPSFTLPSLMGAVTGGLIAGLGLSILFMNEASLGGANILALFAQRKFGWDPGKVNFSFDFLVVLSSMYSIGLSKGIFSVMSIAITGFIISYFKQKIALHNQPTPDSTTQPLDNALSK; this is encoded by the coding sequence ATGCGAAAAGTTTTATGGATTATTCTTGGATGTACGATTGCAAGTATTGGTGTTCTTATCTTGCGGCACTCTCACGTAGTGACGGGAGGAACAGCTGGTCTATCTCTTAGCTTGTCATACGCCTTTCCTTTATCGTTTGCGGTGATCTTTTTTCTCATTAATATTCCTTTTTATCTCTTTTCCTTCTTTCAAATGGGATGGAAATTTACTACTACAACTATAGGATCAGTGTCTTTGCTATCGCTTCTCACTTCACTAGATCACTTGCTTCCTTCTTTTACACTTCCTAGCCTGATGGGTGCTGTTACGGGCGGACTAATTGCCGGCCTTGGCTTATCTATTTTATTTATGAACGAAGCTTCTCTCGGCGGCGCTAATATTTTAGCTTTATTCGCGCAGCGAAAATTCGGGTGGGACCCTGGAAAAGTGAATTTTTCATTTGATTTCCTTGTCGTGCTGTCGAGCATGTATTCAATTGGGCTTTCAAAAGGAATTTTCTCAGTTATGTCCATTGCCATTACAGGGTTTATCATCAGCTATTTCAAGCAAAAAATTGCTTTACACAATCAACCGACACCCGATTCTACCACACAGCCTTTAGATAATGCGCTTTCTAAATAA
- a CDS encoding arylamine N-acetyltransferase family protein, whose amino-acid sequence MNINYYFSRFLAKKPDSPTYESLATLQNKHMLHVPFENLDVLSQTPIVIDLKRIFQKVIVNLRGGFCYELNGLFGWLLKESGYEVSYVSATVKKPDGTWTIEGSHATNLVKIENQSYIVDVGFGDSVRKPMPLSGEVVRDVSGSYRMTNVAKHTYDLQRFEDGVWKTLYRVSTIPTKLTDFTPMCEFNQTSPDSPFVHKRLVTIATPTGRITLSGETLTVTDSEKKTKRNVSEEEIPDILQNHFYIIKGFY is encoded by the coding sequence ATGAATATTAATTATTATTTTAGTCGATTTTTAGCTAAGAAACCAGATAGCCCAACGTATGAAAGCTTAGCTACTTTACAGAACAAGCACATGCTTCATGTTCCTTTTGAAAACTTAGACGTTCTGTCTCAAACCCCTATCGTTATTGATTTAAAACGGATTTTTCAAAAAGTAATCGTAAATTTACGTGGAGGGTTTTGCTACGAATTAAACGGTCTATTTGGCTGGCTGTTAAAAGAAAGCGGATATGAAGTCTCCTACGTTTCAGCTACCGTCAAAAAACCCGACGGCACGTGGACCATTGAAGGAAGTCACGCTACAAACCTTGTAAAGATTGAAAATCAGTCTTACATCGTGGACGTTGGATTTGGAGATTCTGTTCGCAAACCAATGCCGCTAAGTGGCGAAGTGGTAAGAGATGTAAGCGGCTCTTACCGCATGACAAACGTTGCAAAACATACGTATGATTTGCAACGTTTTGAAGATGGAGTATGGAAAACACTGTACCGCGTGTCTACAATTCCTACAAAGCTGACTGACTTTACTCCTATGTGTGAGTTCAATCAGACGTCACCCGATTCTCCGTTTGTGCACAAACGTCTTGTTACTATCGCAACACCGACAGGGCGCATTACGCTCTCTGGTGAAACGCTAACTGTAACAGACAGCGAAAAAAAGACGAAAAGGAACGTTTCAGAAGAAGAAATTCCTGATATTTTGCAAAATCATTTTTATATTATTAAAGGATTTTATTAA
- a CDS encoding DsbA family oxidoreductase has product MKAHVEFYFDFVCPLCFLATKPLREVFKEQKAEIEWKPFELRPEPAEQMEQIEGLLEESWDQSIVPLAQQLHVEMKMPDMSPVPRTRLAHEGFHFAKKHGQESAYVDAVFKAYWEDEKDISQIEVLAEIADSLHLDKEIFTRILRDRTFEQVHKNSLAHVTEVPTLKIGSRVLQGFVSKETIENALLDERFLKDREK; this is encoded by the coding sequence ATGAAAGCACATGTTGAATTTTATTTTGATTTTGTCTGTCCACTATGTTTTCTAGCCACCAAGCCTTTAAGAGAAGTCTTTAAAGAACAAAAAGCTGAGATTGAATGGAAGCCTTTTGAACTTCGTCCTGAGCCAGCTGAACAGATGGAGCAAATAGAAGGTTTATTAGAGGAATCTTGGGATCAATCGATAGTGCCTTTAGCACAACAGCTACACGTAGAAATGAAGATGCCGGACATGTCCCCAGTCCCACGTACTCGTTTAGCACATGAAGGCTTTCATTTTGCTAAAAAACATGGTCAAGAAAGTGCATATGTAGATGCTGTATTTAAAGCTTATTGGGAAGATGAAAAAGATATTAGCCAGATTGAAGTCTTAGCAGAAATCGCTGATTCCCTGCATTTAGATAAAGAGATATTTACACGTATCTTAAGAGACCGGACGTTTGAACAAGTTCATAAAAATAGCTTAGCTCATGTAACGGAAGTACCAACTTTAAAAATTGGCAGCCGCGTACTTCAAGGATTCGTTTCCAAAGAAACAATCGAAAACGCACTGTTAGATGAACGTTTTCTTAAAGACAGAGAGAAATGA